A genomic region of Zalophus californianus isolate mZalCal1 chromosome 1, mZalCal1.pri.v2, whole genome shotgun sequence contains the following coding sequences:
- the NECTIN3 gene encoding nectin-3 isoform X1 produces MISFQAYSWPNLMLFPLQHILAGALAGPIIVEPHVTAVWGKNVSLKCLIEVNETITQISWEKIHGKSSQTVAVHHPQYGFSVQGEYQGRVLFKNYSLNDATITLHNIGFSDSGKYICKAVTFPLGNAQSSTTVTVLVEPTVSLIKGPDSLIDGGNETVAAICIAATGKPVAHIDWEGDLGEMESTTTSFPNETATIVSQYKLFPTRFARGRRITCVVKHPALEKDIRYSFILDIQYAPEVSVTGYDGNWFVGRKGVNLKCNADANPPPFKSVWSRLDGQWPDGLLASDNTLHFVHPLTFNYSGVYICKVTNSLGQRSDQKVIYISDPPTTTTLQPTVQWQPSTADIEDLATEPKKLPFPLSTLATIKDDTIGTIIASVVGGALFIVLVSVLAGIFCYRRRRTFRGDYFAKNYIPPSDMQKESQIDVLQQDELDSYPDSVKKENKNPVNNLIRKDYLEEPEKTQWNNVENLSRFERPMDYYEDLKMGMKFVSDEHYDDNEDDLVSHVDGSVISRREWYV; encoded by the exons atGATCTCCTTCCAAGCTTATTCTTGGCCCAATCTAATGCTTTTTCCACTGCAACACATATTGGCAg gtGCCTTAGCTGGGCCAATTATTGTGGAGCCACATGTCACAGCAGTATGGGGAAAGAATGTTTCATTGAAGTGTTTAATAGAAGTAAATGAAACTATAACACAGATTTCATGGGAGAAGATCCATGGCAAAAGTTCACAGACTGTTGCAGTTCATCATCCTCAGTATGGATTCTCTGTTCAAGGAGAGTATCAGGGAAGAGtcttatttaaaaactattcacTTAATGATGCGACAATTACTCTACATAACATAGGATTCTCTGATTCTGGAAAATACATATGCAAAGCTGTTACATTCCCACTTGGAAATGCTCAGTCCTCTACAACTGTAACTGTATTAG ttgAGCCCACTGTGAGCCTGATAAAAGGGCCAGATTCTTTAATTGATGGAGGAAATGAAACGGTAGCAGCCATCTGCATCGCAGCCACTGGAAAACCAGTCGCACATATTGACTGGGAAGGTGATCTTGGTGAAATGGAATCCACTACAACTTCTTTTCCAAATGAAACGGCAACAATTGTCAGCCAGTACAAGCTGTTTCCAACCAGATTTGCTAGAGGAAGGCGGATTACCTGTGTTGTGAAACATCCAGCCTTGGAAAAGGACATCCGATATTCTTTCATATTAGATATACAGT atgctCCAGAAGTTTCGGTAACAGGCTATGATGGGAATTGGTTTGTAGGAAGAAAAGGTGTTAATCTCAAGTGTAATGCTGATGCAAATCCACCACCCTTCAAATCTGTGTGGAGCAG gtTGGATGGACAGTGGCCTGATGGTTTATTGGCTTCAGACAATACTCTTCATTTTGTCCATCCCTTGACTTTCAATTATTCTGGTGTTTATATCTGTAAAGTGACCAATTCCCTTGGTCAAAGAAGTGATCAAAAGGTCATCTACATTTCAG ATCCTCCTACTACTACCACCCTTCAGCCTACAGTTCAGTGGCAACCCTCAACAGCTGACATCGAGGATCTAGCAACAGAACCAAAAAAGTTGCCCTTCCCATTGTCAACTTTGGCAACAATTAAGGATGACACAATTGGCACAATCATTGCTAGTGTAGTGGGTGGGGCTCTCTTCATAGTACTTGTAAGTGTTTTGGCTGGAATATTCTGCTATAGGAGAAGACGGACGTTTCGTGGAGACTACTTTGCCAAGAACTACATCCCACCATCAGATATGCAAAAAGAATCACAAATAGATGTTCTTCAACAAGATGAGCTTGATTCCTACCCAGAcagtgtgaaaaaagaaaataaaaatccagtgaACAATCTAATACGGAAAGACTATTTAGAAGAGCCTGAAAAAACGCAGTGGAACAATGTAGAAAATCTCAGTAGGTTTGAAAGACCAATGGATTATTATGAAGATCTAAAAATGGGAATGAAGTTCGTCAGCGATGAACATTACGACGACAATGAAGATGACTTGGTTTCACACGTAGATGGTTCAGTAATTTCCAGGAGGGAGTGGTATGTTTAG
- the NECTIN3 gene encoding nectin-3 isoform X3, which yields MVCSFGGALAGPIIVEPHVTAVWGKNVSLKCLIEVNETITQISWEKIHGKSSQTVAVHHPQYGFSVQGEYQGRVLFKNYSLNDATITLHNIGFSDSGKYICKAVTFPLGNAQSSTTVTVLVEPTVSLIKGPDSLIDGGNETVAAICIAATGKPVAHIDWEGDLGEMESTTTSFPNETATIVSQYKLFPTRFARGRRITCVVKHPALEKDIRYSFILDIQYAPEVSVTGYDGNWFVGRKGVNLKCNADANPPPFKSVWSRLDGQWPDGLLASDNTLHFVHPLTFNYSGVYICKVTNSLGQRSDQKVIYISDPPTTTTLQPTVQWQPSTADIEDLATEPKKLPFPLSTLATIKDDTIGTIIASVVGGALFIVLVSVLAGIFCYRRRRTFRGDYFAKNYIPPSDMQKESQIDVLQQDELDSYPDSVKKENKNPVNNLIRKDYLEEPEKTQWNNVENLSRFERPMDYYEDLKMGMKFVSDEHYDDNEDDLVSHVDGSVISRREWYV from the exons gtGCCTTAGCTGGGCCAATTATTGTGGAGCCACATGTCACAGCAGTATGGGGAAAGAATGTTTCATTGAAGTGTTTAATAGAAGTAAATGAAACTATAACACAGATTTCATGGGAGAAGATCCATGGCAAAAGTTCACAGACTGTTGCAGTTCATCATCCTCAGTATGGATTCTCTGTTCAAGGAGAGTATCAGGGAAGAGtcttatttaaaaactattcacTTAATGATGCGACAATTACTCTACATAACATAGGATTCTCTGATTCTGGAAAATACATATGCAAAGCTGTTACATTCCCACTTGGAAATGCTCAGTCCTCTACAACTGTAACTGTATTAG ttgAGCCCACTGTGAGCCTGATAAAAGGGCCAGATTCTTTAATTGATGGAGGAAATGAAACGGTAGCAGCCATCTGCATCGCAGCCACTGGAAAACCAGTCGCACATATTGACTGGGAAGGTGATCTTGGTGAAATGGAATCCACTACAACTTCTTTTCCAAATGAAACGGCAACAATTGTCAGCCAGTACAAGCTGTTTCCAACCAGATTTGCTAGAGGAAGGCGGATTACCTGTGTTGTGAAACATCCAGCCTTGGAAAAGGACATCCGATATTCTTTCATATTAGATATACAGT atgctCCAGAAGTTTCGGTAACAGGCTATGATGGGAATTGGTTTGTAGGAAGAAAAGGTGTTAATCTCAAGTGTAATGCTGATGCAAATCCACCACCCTTCAAATCTGTGTGGAGCAG gtTGGATGGACAGTGGCCTGATGGTTTATTGGCTTCAGACAATACTCTTCATTTTGTCCATCCCTTGACTTTCAATTATTCTGGTGTTTATATCTGTAAAGTGACCAATTCCCTTGGTCAAAGAAGTGATCAAAAGGTCATCTACATTTCAG ATCCTCCTACTACTACCACCCTTCAGCCTACAGTTCAGTGGCAACCCTCAACAGCTGACATCGAGGATCTAGCAACAGAACCAAAAAAGTTGCCCTTCCCATTGTCAACTTTGGCAACAATTAAGGATGACACAATTGGCACAATCATTGCTAGTGTAGTGGGTGGGGCTCTCTTCATAGTACTTGTAAGTGTTTTGGCTGGAATATTCTGCTATAGGAGAAGACGGACGTTTCGTGGAGACTACTTTGCCAAGAACTACATCCCACCATCAGATATGCAAAAAGAATCACAAATAGATGTTCTTCAACAAGATGAGCTTGATTCCTACCCAGAcagtgtgaaaaaagaaaataaaaatccagtgaACAATCTAATACGGAAAGACTATTTAGAAGAGCCTGAAAAAACGCAGTGGAACAATGTAGAAAATCTCAGTAGGTTTGAAAGACCAATGGATTATTATGAAGATCTAAAAATGGGAATGAAGTTCGTCAGCGATGAACATTACGACGACAATGAAGATGACTTGGTTTCACACGTAGATGGTTCAGTAATTTCCAGGAGGGAGTGGTATGTTTAG